The genome window TAAACCCCCGTATCGGCTGCATCCCCGGTCTTGGCTCCCTCCTGGGCATCCATCTCTTCGGCCTCCTTTCCGCCGGGGTGAACTTCATCTCCAGGCTCTTTGCCGACGTCCCCTCCGGCTTCGTCTCCCCCGGCATCCTCTCCagtttcttcctcttcaacccCCTCGAACACTTCGTCGATTTCGGACAGCCATTTGTTGAACTCGGCCTGGACCTCGGCCAGGTCCCTTCCAGCCTGGAGGCCCTCAGCCATCCGGTCGCACAACTCCTTGGAGTCCTCGTTGTAACTGGTATGATTTTTCAGAGACTCCAAGGCTTCGGGAGCGAGATGAGCTGCAGCCTCGTCTATGGCTGATGTGAAGCCAAACATGAAGTTCGGCGTGAGCAGTTGGCCGAGATCCCTGGTGAAGGCCTCAGACCTCCGGAATTCGTCCACCGCCGAGGCTCCAGCACTGTCAAGGGCTTGCTGGTGGGACTTCTTCGCCTCGTCCCCCCTCTTCTGCTCTTCTTCGAGAGCCGATCTGAGACTGTTGACAGTAGCCACGGCCTCCTCATCCTTCACCTCGGCCTCCTTAAGCCGCCTTTCAAGCTCGGCCTTCTCAGACTCGGACACCGCCAGTTGTTTCTCCAACTTGGAGATCTGATTCTGTAGCTTGCCGGTGTCCTGCTCATCGACCAGAGCACAATATCGGTGTGCCATCTCGGCCGCGAAGGCTGAGGTGGAAGCCGTGGTCACCATCAGACTTTGAACCAGCTCGGCCGGGCtcagcttcttcatgaactccAAATCCCTTGGCAGAATGGAGTGCATTATTAGCTCTTGAGCGACCCGAGGGTGTTGGCACCTGTCGTTGACCGAAATCTTCCAGTTCGGACACCAATGATTGCCGGAGTGCGTCTTCTCGTCTCCGGAAAACACTGGGGGGCTATGGAAACGATTCCATAGCGAGGTCCCCGACACCGGATTAACCGGAGGCTTCAGCTGCTTGCCTCGGCCAGAAGGAGGTGTGACTATTTTAACAACTCCAAGGGGAACTCCCTCTGGCGCAGACGAGGTGGACCCAGTAGCCGTAGTGGCCGAGCTGCTCTGGCCAGCCTTGGTGGAAGTGCCTTTGGGCGCTGAAGTCTTAGCGGCTGGTCCTTGTGACTTCTTCTTTGGCGGAGGCGCCGACGTCTCGTCCGAACTTTTCCTCTTCTGCCTCTTGGCCACTTCGGACGAGCCGGAGACGACGAGGTCAGACAGTTTAGTCACTGCACAAGGAATAAATATTATCATATGCCTTAGccgaaatgaaaagaaaagccaTGAAAGAAAATTACAAGGTTTCTCAAGTTTAATGGAAAAGAAGGGAGTCTTGGTAGTGTTGATCACGGCTCGACTTATCCCTCCATCTACGAGCACGGCCTCGGGGTAGTCATGGCTGAACAGCCGAAGTCCCGACTTCATCAGCTTCTGGAAGGACTCCTCTTCGGCATCCCCGGCAGAGGGGTCGGCCTTCGCCTTAATTGGCCTCCACCAAAAGCCCCTCGGGAAGTCCACTCCGGACACGAAGAAGTAGTCGCGCTTCCAGTTCTTGATCGAGCTGGGAGCACCGATCACCAACTTCGGGATGGCATTGTTCCTGTTGCCAACATAAAACCATCCCTTGTCCGACGCGTGCGCCTTGAGGGTGTAGCATCGGCGGAAGAGATCGACGGAGGGAGTCACCTCCTGATGTCGGCACAGCATCTCGAACCCCACAATGATGCGGATCGCATTCGGGGTGAGCTGGGTGATTCTCACCCGGAAGTGACGAACTAAATATCGGAGGAACCTCGACGTAGGCATCCTCAGCCCGGCCTCCAGCTGTTGAACGTAGACGGCCACCATGCCAAAGGGGGGCTCCGCGGCTGTGTCATCCGCCTCGGGCGGCAATATTTCGTACCACGGCCGGAAGGGGTACTTGTCTACCACCCTCATAGCCCTATCTCTTCCTACGCGACTCCTAAACTTCGGCATCTGCCCGAAGTCGATGTCGGCTACGTCCACTGGAGCAACTGGCTCCGGTACACCCTCGTCATGGGGTATCTCGGTCCCGAGCTCGGTATTATACTCCACCTCGGAGCCGCCCTCGCTGATCTCGGATGATTCCAGTTCCGAGGCTATCTTTCCGGCTCTCACCTCGGTCGATCCTTCCTCAGAACTCTGTGCCGACCCCTCCGAGCTGGACGTCGTTGCTTCTTCCTCAGGATCCGCCCTCACCTCGGTCTGGTAGCTCGGGGTCACGGTTTCTTTATGGGTTTTAGCCGTCTTGGCCATGAGTGAAAGACGagataagaaagaaaagggatacTTACTATCGTTTACGGAACTGGACGAAGTGGATGACTTCGGCTATGATCTCGGCTGGAAAAACTGACCTCGGCAACACTCGCAAATTTTGCAAGTCACAAGCGAAGAAAGAAAGTGATGGACCATGCGGTGAAAGGGACCACCTATTTATAGGGGATGGCCAGAATCCGAAGAGGCGGCAAGAATACGAAAAGACGACCACGATCGAATTCGAAACGCCAcgcctctctctctcctcattaatgCCCCGTCCTTTCGACTGACACCTTCTGCACGAAACGTCCCACTACTTCACGACGCGACGGTTATCAGTGACCACGTCCTATCAACTGATTCGCCCACGTGTCACGTCCCCGCATCTCCCGGAGTAGTTTTGGGACCCCGACTCTTCACGACTTCGGCACAAAGAAGCCTCGGTACCTCCCTGGCCCGAAGCCCAGAGGCTTGGGGGGCTTATTGAGGGtgctcacctcggccaccccGCGTGTCCGAGGTGAAGTCATCTCGTCTCTCATCGGAGCCCATCCCTGTCTTGAGCACAACCCCAGAGTCCGGCTTCATCCCTAGTCCACCGTGTAGGTGACCTCGGCACATCCACCTCGGACGCACACTGATGATGTCAACCTGCCTGACATCTTCCAGGACCAGcactttatctgaaaagcacggGAGGCACTTGATGGCACCTGCACCATATCCtccgtcatcactcccaggcggctacagtgtcagagtcagacTCCCCGACAGGAGACAGAGCTGTAATGTCAGAGTGGGTCCCACTAACATAAGTCCAGAGTCTCGCCTCTACTcttctataaatacctcccTCACACTCCCACCAAGTAAGCGGACACTGTTCATTAACTCATTCTCATTattctcgttctcatactaacttgatcgtcggagtgacaccaggggagaagccccgccactCACTTCGGACGAGGAGGTTAACTTCGGACACAGGAGTTCACCTCACTTCATCTCAGAGAGGACTGATCCAGGTCGGTCTAGTtaccaaccaaaaatcacctcctCAGTTGTTTATAAAAAGTGGAGTGCTAGCACATTAACGACCCCAACTCAACGTCTCAAATGCAAACCCTTTAATTAAATGATAATCATACATCACAAATTGGAGTTATGGAGATACTTATGTATGATTATTAATTTTCTCCTTTAAACCTGTCAGTCAAGTTCGAACCCTAATCTGTCAGGCAGAACATAAAATCCCTAACCAATAACTATAACGATTGTTGAATACTTTGTATGTCATCAATTAGTAACTAATTGATACGTAAAACTTTTGAGAGGACAAatttccaccaaaaaaaaaaaaaaaaacccatgtCCGTACTTCATACTTGTGTTATAAAC of Coffea arabica cultivar ET-39 chromosome 5c, Coffea Arabica ET-39 HiFi, whole genome shotgun sequence contains these proteins:
- the LOC140007776 gene encoding uncharacterized protein, translating into MLCRHQEVTPSVDLFRRCYTLKAHASDKGWFYVGNRNNAIPKLVIGAPSSIKNWKRDYFFVSGVDFPRGFWWRPIKAKADPSAGDAEEESFQKLMKSGLRLFSHDYPEAVLVDGGISRAVINTTKTPFFSIKLEKPLTKLSDLVVSGSSEVAKRQKRKSSDETSAPPPKKKSQGPAAKTSAPKGTSTKAGQSSSATTATGSTSSAPEGVPLGVVKIVTPPSGRGKQLKPPVNPVSGTSLWNRFHSPPVFSGDEKTHSGNHWCPNWKISVNDRCQHPRVAQELIMHSILPRDLEFMKKLSPAELVQSLMVTTASTSAFAAEMAHRYCALVDEQDTGKLQNQISKLEKQLAVSESEKAELERRLKEAEVKDEEAVATVNSLRSALEEEQKRGDEAKKSHQQALDSAGASAVDEFRRSEAFTRDLGQLLTPNFMFGFTSAIDEAAAHLAPEALESLKNHTSYNEDSKELCDRMAEGLQAGRDLAEVQAEFNKWLSEIDEVFEGVEEEETGEDAGGDEAGGDVGKEPGDEVHPGGKEAEEMDAQEGAKTGDAADTGV